From one Candoia aspera isolate rCanAsp1 chromosome 17, rCanAsp1.hap2, whole genome shotgun sequence genomic stretch:
- the PI4KB gene encoding phosphatidylinositol 4-kinase beta isoform X5 — MERILSGVQDWRRASFFHPAGAFWESRTSGARGPAWPLAGPVRLAPEREFIKSLMAIGRRLATLPTKEQKTQRLISELSLLNHKLPARVWLPTAGFDHHVVRVPHTQAVVLNSKDKAPYLIYVEVLECENFDTTNVPARIPENRIRSTRSVENLPECGITYEQRASSFTTVPNYDNDDEAWSVDDIGELQVELPEMHTSSCDNISQFSVDSITSQESKEPVFIAAGDIRRRLSEQLAHTPTSFKRDPEDPSAVALKEPWQEKVRRIRESSPYGHLPNWHLLSMIVKCGDDLRQELLAFQVLKQLQAIWEQERVPLWIKPYKILVISADSGMIEPVVNAVSIHQVKKQSQLSLLDFFLQEHGQYTTEGFLTAQRNFVQSCAGYCLVCYLLQVKDRHNGNILLDAYGHIIHIDFGFILSSSPRNLGFETSAFKLTTEFVDVMGGIGGDMFNYYKMLMLQGLIAARKHMDKVVQIVEIMQQGSQLPCFHGSSTIRNLKERFHMSMTEEQLQVLIEQLVDGSMRSITTKLYDGFQYLTNGIM; from the exons ATGGAGCGAATCCTCTCCGGCGTGCAGGACTGGAGACGAGCCTCCTTTTTCCATCCTGCAGGGGCGTTTTGGGAATCAAGGACGTCTGGCGCACGAGGGCCGGCCTGGCCTTTAGCAGGG CCCGTCCGGCTTGCCCCCGAGCGAGAGTTCATCAAGTCGCTGATGGCCATTGGGAGGCGGCTGGCAACGCTGCCAACCAAAGAGCAGAAGACCCAGCGGCTGATCTCAGAGCTCTCCCTGCTGAACCACAAGCTGCCCGCCCGGGTCTGGCTCCCCACAGCCGGGTTTGACCACCATGTGGTGCGAGTCCCCCACACCCAGGCAGTGGTCCTCAACTCCAAGGACAAG GCTCCCTACCTGATCTACGTGGAAGTACTTGAATGCGAAAACTTCGACACCACCAATGTCCCGGCCCGGATCCCAGAGAACCGGATCCGCAGCACACGCTCAGTAGAGAACCTCCCCGAGTGTGGCATCACGTACGAGCAGCGCGCCAGCAGCTTCACCACTGTGCCCAACTACGACAACGATGACGAGGCCTGGTCCGTGGACGACATCGGGGAGCTGCAGGTGGAG CTCCCCGAGATGCACACCAGCAGCTGCGACAACATCTCGCAGTTCTCTGTGGACAGCATCACCAGCCAGGAGAGCAAGGAGCCGGTTTTCATCGCCGCCGGAGATATCAG GCGGCGCCTCTCAGAGCAGCTGGCCCACACACCCACGTCCTTCAAGAGGGACCCTGAGGATCCGTCAGCCGTCGCCCTGAAGGAGCCCTGGCAGGAAAAAGTGAG GCGGATCCGAGAGAGCTCCCCCTATGGCCACCTCCCCAACTGGCATCTGCTCTCCATGATCGTCAAGTGCGGGGACGACCTCCGGCAGGAGCTGCTCGCTTTCCAGGTTCTCAAGCAGCTGCAG GCCATCTGGGAGCAGGAGCGGGTCCCCCTGTGGATCAAGCCGTACAAAATCCTGGTCATCTCGGCTGACAGCGGCATGATCGAGCCGGTGGTCAACGCCGTCTCCATCCACCAGGTGAAGAAGCAGTCCCAGCTCTCCCTGCTGGATTTCTTCCTGCAGGAGCACGGCCAGTACACCACCGAGGGCTTCCTGACGGCCCAGCGCAACTTCGTGCAGAGCTGCGCCGGCTACTGCCTCGTCTGCTACCTGCTGCAGGTGAAAGACAG GCACAACGGCAACATCCTACTAGATGCGTACGGGCACATCATCCACATAGATTTCGGGTTTATCCTGTCTAGCTCTCCCCGCAATCTGGGTTTCGAAACCTCGGCCTTCAAACTCACCACCGAGTTCGTTGAC GTGATGGGCGGCATAGGGGGGGACATGTTCAACTACTACAAGATGCTGATGCTCCAAGGCCTCATCGCCGCCCGCAAGCACATGGACAAGGTGGTGCAGATCGTGGAGATCATGCAGCAAG GTTCCCAGCTGCCCTGCTTCCACGGCTCCAGCACCATCCGCAACCTGAAGGAGCGCTTCCACATGAGCATGACGGAGGAGCAGCTCCAGGTGCTGATCGAGCAGCTGGTGGACGGGAGCATGCGCTCCATCACCACCAAGCTGTACGACGGGTTCCAGTACCTGACCAACGGCATCATGTGA
- the LOC134506789 gene encoding unconventional myosin-Ie-like, which translates to MGSKERYHWQMQNVKQSGVDDMVLLSKIHEDAIVENLRKRFMDDYIFTYIGPVLISVNPFKQLPYFTDREIDMYQGAAQYENPPHIYALADQMYRNMLIDSENQCVIISGESGAGKTVAAKYIMSYVSKVSGGGPNVQHVKDIILKSNPLLEAFGNAKTVRNNNSSRFGKYFEIQFSRGGEPDGGKISNFLLEKSRVVSQNPGERNFHIYYQLLEGASPEQRENLGITTPDYYYYLNQSAAYKVDDMDDLQEFRETLTAMEVIGLSEDEQALVLQIVAGILHLGNITFQESGNYAVVQSEDFLAFPSYLLAIDQQRLQEKLTSRKMDSKWGGRQEVIDVTLNVEQANFSRDALAKALYTRLFDYLVDAVNKAMEKEHQEYNIGVLDIYGFEIFQKNGFEQFCINFVNEKLQQIFIELTLKAEQEEYVQEGIRWNPIDYFNNKVVCDLIENKVNPPGLMSILDDVCATMHAKGEGADHTLLQKLQSALGTHPHFNSWNKGFIVHHYAGKVSYNVEGFCERNRDVLFTDLVELMQSSDIPFIRDLFPESLSMEKKGRPTTAGSKIKKQANSLVSTLMKCSPHYIRCIKPNETKKPRDWEESRVKHQVEYLGLQENIRVRRAGYAYRRVFQKFLHRYAILTPETWPSWRGDERQGVVHLMKSVNMDLDQFQLGRTKVFIKAPESLFLLEEMRERRYDGFARVIQKAWRKHVAVRKNMQMREEASNIVLNKKERRHNSLNRNFMGDYIGLENRPELRRFLGRRERVDFADTVTKYDRRFKTVKRDLILTPKWLYLIGREKVKQGPDKGAVKEVLKRQIEVERIQSVSLSTLQDDFIIVHEAQYDSVLESVFKTELLSLLCKRYEERTGKQLPVRFSNQLEFKVKKDGWGPWGAAGSRQIQFQICQGDLALLRTNGKVLVVSIGPGLPRNARPNRKDSRKSRYSGGGPALGWNAQPSTGPQWGSRGRGTRPPFQHRHSITRQASMEQPSLPRQGASPRARAFPAQFDLGFMNVPDQGVAGLQRHLSKEAKPVPGGGRAKPKPKPKPQPCLPRCRALYAYDAQDTDELSFNANDFIEIIREDPAGWWEGRIRGKEGLFPGNYVEKI; encoded by the exons ATG GGCAGCAAAGAGCGATATCACTGGCAGATGCAGAATGTCAAGCAGAGCGGGGTGGATGACATGGTCCTCCTCTCCAAGATCCACGAGGACGCCATCGTGGAGAACCTCCGCAAGAGGTTCATGGATGACTACATCTTT ACATATATCGGTCCCGTCCTGATCTCTGTGAACCCCTTCAAGCAGCTGCCCTACTTCACGGACCGTGAGATTGATATGTACCAGGGGGCG GCCCAGTACGAAAACCCTCCCCACATCTATGCGCTGGCGGATCAGATGTACCGCAACATGTTGATCGACAGCGAGAACCAGTGTGTGATCATCAG TGGGGAGAGCGGCGCTGGCAAAACCGTGGCAGCCAAATACATCATGAGTTACGTCTCCAAGGTGTCCGGCGGAGGGCCCAACGTCCAG CACGTAAAAGACATCATCCTGAAATCCAACCCGCTTCTGGAGGCGTTTGGGAATGCGAAGACGGTGCGGAACAACAATTCAAGTCGATTT GGCAAATATTTTGAGATCCAGTTCAGCCGCGGTGGGGAGCCGGACGGAGGCAAAATCTCCAACTTCCTGCTGGAGAAATCCCGTGTGGTCAGCCAGAACCCCGGCGAGAGGAACTTTCACATCTATTACCAG TTGCTCGAGGGAGCCAGCCCGGAGCAGCGGGAGAATTTGGGGATCACCACCCCAGACTATTACTACTACCTCAATCAGTCGGCGGCATATAAGGTGGACGACATGGACGACCTCCAGGAATTTCGGGAGACTTTG ACAGCCATGGAGGTGATTGGCCTCTCGGAGGACGAGCAGGCCCTGGTGCTCCAGATCGTGGCTGGCATCCTGCATCTTGGCAACATCACCTTCCAGGAGTCAGGCAACTACGCCGTGGTGCAGAGTGAAGACT TCCTGGCCTTCCCATCCTACCTCCTGGCCATTGACCAGCAGCGCCTTCAAGAGAAACTGACCAGCCGCAAGATGGACAGCAAGTGGGGTGGCCGGCAGGAGGTCATCGATGTCACCCTGAACGTGGAGCAGGCCAACTTCAGCCGAGACGCCCTCGCCAAAGCCCTCTACACTCGCCTCTTCGACTACCTGGTGGAT GCTGTCAACAAGGCGATGGAAAAGGAGCATCAGGAATACAACATCGGTGTCCTTGACATTTACGGCTTTGAAATTTTCCAG AAAAATGGCTTTGAGCAATTCTGCATCAATTTTGTGAATGAGAAGCTGCAGCAGATTTTCATCGAGCTGACCCTGAAGGCTGAGCAG GAGGAATATGTTCAAGAGGGCATCCGATGGAATCCCATTGACTATTTCAATAACAAAGTTGTGTGTGACCTGATTGAGAACAAAGTG AATCCCCCTGGGCTCATGAGCATCCTCGATGACGTCTGTGCCACCATGCACGCCAAGGGCGAGGGGGCCGACCACACCTTGCTGCAGAAGCTTCAGTCGGCTCTCGGCACGCACCCCCATTTCAACAGTTGGAACAAGGGGTTCATCGTCCACCACTACGCTGGCAAG GTTTCCTACAACGTGGAAGGATTTTGTGAGCGCAACCGGGACGTCCTGTTTACAGATCTCGTTGAGCTGATGCAGAGCAGTGACAT CCCGTTCATCCGAGACCTCTTCCCTGAGAGCCTCAGCATGGAGAAGAAGGGGCGCCCGACCACAGCAGGCAGCAAGATCAAG aaacaGGCCAACAGCTTGGTGAGCACCCTGATGAAGTGCAGCCCCCATTACATCCGATGCATCAAGCCGAACGAAACCAAGAAGCCCAGAGACTGGGAGGAGAGCCG GGTGAAGCACCAAGTCGAATACCTGGGGTTGCAAGAGAACATCCGGGTGCGCCGGGCTGGGTACGCTTATCGGCGAGTTTTCCAGAAATTCCTCCACAG GTACGCCATCCTGACGCCGGAGACGTGGCCGTCTTGGCGTGGTGACGAGAGGCAGGGCGTGGTGCATCTGATGAAATCAGTCAACATGGACCTTGACCAGTTCCAGCTGGGGAGGACCAAGGTGTTCATCAAAGCGCCTGAATCG CTTTTCCTTCTGGAGGAGATGCGGGAAAGGCGCTACGACGGCTTTGCCCGAGTAATCCAGAAGGCCTGGCGCAAACACGTGGCTGTCCGCAAAAACATGCAGATGAGAGAAGAAG CTTCCAACATCGTCCTCAACAAGAAGGAACGCCGTCACAACAGCCTAAATCGCAATTTCATGGGGGATTACATTGGCTTGGAGAACCGCCCGGAGCTCCGCCGCTTCCTGGGCCGGAGGGAGCGTGTTGACTTTGCCGATACAGTCACCAAGTACGACCGGCGCTTCAAG ACGGTCAAGCGGGACCTGATCCTCACCCCCAAGTGGCTGTACCTGATCGGCCGAGAGAAGGTGAAGCAAGGGCCAGACAAAGGGGCTGTCAAGGAGGTCCTCAAGAGGCAGATTGAGGTGGAGAGGATCCAGTCGGTCTCCCTCAG CACCCTGCAGGATGACTTCATCATTGTCCATGAGGCCCAGTACGACAGCGTCCTGGAGTCCGTCTTCAAGACCGAACTCCTGAGCCTGCTCTGCAAGCGCTATGAAGAGAGGACCGGGAAGCAGCTTCCTGTCAGGTTCAGCAACCA GCTGGAGTTCAAGGTGAAGAAAGACGGCTGGGGACCCTGGGGAGCGGCCGGCTCCCGCCAGATCCAGTTCCAGATCTGCCAGGGGGACCTGGCTCTGCTCCGCACAAACGGCAAAGTGTTGGTGGTCAGCATTGGGCCCGGCCTACCCCGCAACGCCC GACCTAACCGGAAGGACTCCAGGAAAAGCCGGTATTCTGGTGGAGGCCCTGCCCTCGGCTGGAACGCTCAGCCCAGCACAG GCCCACAGTGGGGCAGCCGTGGCCGTGGGACAAGGCCCCCCTTCCAGCATCGCCACTCCATCACCCGGCAGGCCAGCATGGAGCAGCCCAGCCTCCCCCGCCAGGGAGCCAGCCCGCGTGCCCGAGCCTTTCCTGCTCAGTTCGACCTGGGTTTCATGAACGTCCCTGACCAAGGAGTAGCTGG cCTTCAGCGCCACCTGAGTAAGGAGGCCAAACCCGTCCCGGGAGGAGGCCGGGCCAAGCctaaacccaaacccaaaccccaGCCATGCCTTCCGCGGTGCAGGGCGTTGTACGCCTATGATGCACAGGACACAGACGAACTCAGCTTCAACGCGAATGACTTCATTGAAATCATCAGGGAAG ATCCAGCGGGATGGTGGGAAGGCCGCATCCGTGGCAAAGAAGGGCTGTTCCCCGGGAACTACGTGGAGAAGATCTGA